Within Conexibacter woesei DSM 14684, the genomic segment CGCCCGCCGCAGCCCCTCCGCCTGCCCCGGCGTGAAGCCGGCGAACGCCATCGCGACCTCGATCACCTGGTCCTGGAAGATGATCGTGCCGAGCGTCTCCTTCAGCGGCTCGACGAGCGACGGGTGGTCGTAGGGGATCGTGAAGCCGGGGTCGACGCGCAGGCGCTGGCGGCGCTCGATGTACGGGTTGACGGCGCCACCCTGGATCGGCCCCGGCCGCACGATCGCGACCTGGATCGTCAGCTCTTCGAGCGATGCGGGCCGCGTGCGCCGCAGCGACGCCATCTGCGCACGGCTCTCGATCTGGAAGACGCCGGTCGTCTCGGCGTTCTGGATCGCCTCGTAGGTCGGTCTGTCGTCGTAAGGGATCCGCGAGAGGTCGATCCGCTCGTCGCGCGTCTGCGCGATCGCCTCGACCGCGCGCTCAACGGCGGACAGCATGCCGAGCCCGAGCAGGTCGATCTTGAGGAAGCCGGCGTCGGCGCAGGAGTCCTTGTCCCATTGCACGATCTGGCGGCCCTCCATCGCGGCCGGGACGATCGGGCAGCAGTCGCTCAGCGGGCGCGTCGCGACGACCATCCCGCCCGAGTGCTGGGAGAGGTGGCGCGGCAGCCCGTGCGCCTGCTCGGCGAGCCGCGCCAGCCACAGCCAGCGGCCGCTCGCGAGCCGCCGCTCGCCGAGCGCGGTCGCGACGTCTCTGGCGACGTCGCGCGCCGACCAGCCCTCCGAGCCGCGCGCGACGCGCTCTATCTCCCCCGGCGGCAGGCCGAGCGCCTTGCCCAGCTCGCGGATCGCGCCACGCGCGCGGTAGGTCGGGAAGGCGGCGACGAGCGCCGAGTTTCTGTGGCCGAAGACGTCGTGGATGCGCGGGATCAGCCGCTCGCGCACGTCGCGCGGAAAGTCGAGGTCGATGTCCGGCAGCGCGGTCAGGTCCTCGTTCAGGAAGCGGCCGATGAAGAGGTCGTTCGCGACCGGGTCGACGTGCGAGAGGCCGGTCAGGTAGCAGACGATCGAGGAGACGGACGAGCCGCGCCCGCGGCCCGGCGGCAGCAGCGAGCGCGCCGTGTCCGGCCCGCGCACCTCGACGGCGACCTCGCGCGCCAGCTCCAGCATCTCGCGGTGGAGCAGGAAGAAGCCGGCGAGGCCGAGCTTGTCGATGATCCGCAGCTCCTGGTCGAGGCGCCGGTGCGCCTCCGCCCGGTCGGCCGCCGACGCGTCGTCATAGCGGACCGCGAGCCGGTCGCCGCAGATCTCGGCGAGTCTGCGGTTGGCGCTCTCGTCCTCGGCGCCGGGATAGCGGTAGCCGAGCCCCTGCGTGAGGTCGAAGCGAAGCCGGTCGGCGAGCCGCGCCGTCTCGGCGACGGCGTCGGGATGGTCGGCCGCGAAGCGCGCCGCCATCGCCTGCGGCGAGGTCAGCACGTGGCTGAAGTTGCCGCGCCGGCCGGGCTCGGAGGCGTCGAGCGTGGTGTGCAGTCTGACCGCGACGAGCGCGTCCTGGAGCGGACCGCGCGAGCGCGCGTGTGCGTGGGTGTTGCCGGTCGCGACGCAGCGCAGCTCCAGCTCGCGCGCGAACTGCTGGAGGCGGCGGTTGCGCGCGCGGTCGTCGCGCAGGTAGGGCCGCTGCAGCTCGACGAAGAGGTGGTCGCGGCCGAACGCGTGGCGCAGCAGCCGCAGCGAGTCGAGGTCGTGCACGCCGTGCGCGGCGCAGCCGCTGAGGCAGACGAGCCCCTCCGCGTGCGCGGCGACGTCGGCGAGCGAGACGAACGGATCGGTCGCCTGACGCGTGCGCGGCCGCGTGCGGCCGGCGGCGCGAGCGCCCGGCAACGCGGCCGCGACGAGCGGGTCCTCGCGCGCCTGCGGACGCGCGCCGGAGACGGCGCTTGAGTGGGCAAGCGCGTCGCCGTCGGCCCCCAGACGCGCGCCGGAGACGGCGCTTGAGTGGGCAAGCGCGTCGCCGTCGGCCCCCAGACGCGCGCCGGAGACGGCGCTTGAGTGGGCAAGCGCGTCGCCGTCGGCCCCCAGACGCGCGCCGGAGACGGGCGTCCCCGCCTCCGGCTCCCCCGTTGCGCGTCCTCCTCGCGCGTCCCCCTCAGCGCGCGCGAGGTCTCCCGGCTCCGCCCCGCGTGTGCGCGCGGGGACGCGGTCCGCCCCGCGCGTGTGCGCGTGGGCGAGCGTGATGAGCCGGCAGAGATTGCGCCACCCGTGTTCGCTCTCGACCAGGAGCGTCAGGTGACGGCCGTCGTCGAGCGTCAGCTCGGCGCCGTGGATCGGACGCAGGCCGAGCGCCTGCGCCGAGCGGGCGAACTCCATCGCGCCGCAGATGTTGTCGTGATCGGTCAGCGCGAGCGCCTCGTGACCCAGCTCCGCCGCGGCCGCTGCCAGCTCGTCCGGCAGCGAGGCGCCGTCCAGGAAGGAGAAGGCCGAATGGGCGTGGAGCTCGACGTACGACACGAACACATGTTCGCATAGAGGGCGGACGATCGTCCACTCGACGCGGCGTCCGCGGAGGCCACAGAAACCTGGTCGAGCGCTGCAAGACAGCGGCTACGTGCCATACGGTGGGCAGATGCGTCGTCCGCTCCTGAGCGTCCTCACCCTGCTCGCGCTGCCCTTCGCGAGTCTGCTCGTGGGAGGGCCGCGGCCCGCGAGCGCCACCAGTCCCGGCGCACATCCGTCGATCACGAAGAGAGATGCAGCCGCGCTGCGTCTCCAACGACGTGCCGCCGGTCTCGTCAGGCGGGCGGGACGGGAGACGCAGGCGCAGCGCGCCGAATGCCGGCAGACGCCGCGGCCGCCGGCGACCTTCACGCACGCGACGCCGAGCGAGGCGCTGCGCGCGGCGCTGATCGTCATGCGCCGCCCGCCGATCCCCGCCGACAACGTGCCCGAGCAGGCGTTCAGCTACGACCAGCTGACCGCGGACGGCGTCTACGCCGACTGGATCCGGCTCGCACGCGCCGCCGACGCCCGCGAGTTCTACGTCGTCCCCGCGCAGCGGGAGTTCCACCCCGCGCCGCTGTCGCGCGACTGCCTGCGCGAGAGACACAGCCGGCTGCTCGCCCTGCTCGACGGCGCGAGCGCCGACCTGCGCCGAGCCGCGCTGCGAATCGAGGAGCGGGTCAACCGCCGCGACCACCCGCCGGGCGGCTTTCCCGACGAGGAGGTCGTCACGCTCTTCGAGCGCGGGCAGGACGGCACGCTCGCCGGCGGCACTCGCGGCGGCACGCTCGCCTCGCTGCGCGCGCAGGGGGTGCTGATCTCGCGGCAGCTGCCCGACTTCAGCTCGCTCATCGGGCTGCTGCTGCCCGACGGCGTCGAGACGATCGAGCTGTTCTACGCCCAACGCGTCGACCGCGGCCCCCACCGGCCGGCGGAGATCTATCCCTCCGACGTCAGACTGACGCTTCCGGTGCAGGACAACGTCGCGTCGTTCCGCGTCCCGCGCGAGACGCCGGACGTGTACCCGACGACGATGATCTGGCGAGCGGTCGACGGCTCGGTCGTGCGAACCGTGCGCGACGCCCGGCCGCCGCAGCGCGGCTACGGCGCCGCGATCGCCTCCGCCGCGACCGGCGGCGCGCCCGGTGCCGCGGCGAGCCGCGGCGGCGCGGCGGCACTCGGCAGCGCGGCGGCGGCA encodes:
- a CDS encoding DNA polymerase III subunit alpha; translation: MSYVELHAHSAFSFLDGASLPDELAAAAAELGHEALALTDHDNICGAMEFARSAQALGLRPIHGAELTLDDGRHLTLLVESEHGWRNLCRLITLAHAHTRGADRVPARTRGAEPGDLARAEGDARGGRATGEPEAGTPVSGARLGADGDALAHSSAVSGARLGADGDALAHSSAVSGARLGADGDALAHSSAVSGARPQAREDPLVAAALPGARAAGRTRPRTRQATDPFVSLADVAAHAEGLVCLSGCAAHGVHDLDSLRLLRHAFGRDHLFVELQRPYLRDDRARNRRLQQFARELELRCVATGNTHAHARSRGPLQDALVAVRLHTTLDASEPGRRGNFSHVLTSPQAMAARFAADHPDAVAETARLADRLRFDLTQGLGYRYPGAEDESANRRLAEICGDRLAVRYDDASAADRAEAHRRLDQELRIIDKLGLAGFFLLHREMLELAREVAVEVRGPDTARSLLPPGRGRGSSVSSIVCYLTGLSHVDPVANDLFIGRFLNEDLTALPDIDLDFPRDVRERLIPRIHDVFGHRNSALVAAFPTYRARGAIRELGKALGLPPGEIERVARGSEGWSARDVARDVATALGERRLASGRWLWLARLAEQAHGLPRHLSQHSGGMVVATRPLSDCCPIVPAAMEGRQIVQWDKDSCADAGFLKIDLLGLGMLSAVERAVEAIAQTRDERIDLSRIPYDDRPTYEAIQNAETTGVFQIESRAQMASLRRTRPASLEELTIQVAIVRPGPIQGGAVNPYIERRQRLRVDPGFTIPYDHPSLVEPLKETLGTIIFQDQVIEVAMAFAGFTPGQAEGLRRAMSRKRSEAAIEAHHRRFVAGALATHDDVTPELAERVFQMVRGFSGFGFPKAHGAAFGLLAYQSTWLRVHYPTEFLCALLNEQPMGFYPPDALVHEAQRRGIEVLAPEINASEVECTVEVGPPAGSAPPAGSALPNRAGLLVPQTSRPALIPPTAPTAPDPPSPRVRIGLGYVRGVQDHDARALVEARAAGGPFRDVADLAARAGAGRPALETLAWSGACDALAGGDRRVALWRLGVAVPGRRVPGGTQLALPLTLPGAPELRALGEWDGMLADYDTTGLTARTHPLRLLRPSLPAGTVASRDLASLPHNAQVRVAGMVVARQRPGTASGIVFLLIEDEHGTVNLVVKPELYERSRLTVRTEPLVIAEGRLERHPAAGGGVSVLLQRIAPLDVPDGRMGRVIAVKDFSPLDEAERQAVESHRAAAAGGGGGNDFRAVAPEVMNFGRGRSR